In Paracoccus aminophilus JCM 7686, a single window of DNA contains:
- the tatB gene encoding Sec-independent protein translocase protein TatB yields the protein MFDVGWSELLLIGVVALIVIGPEDLPKLFRTLGRISARARGMAREFSSAMEDAAKSSGLDEAAKTLKDVNSLTSKRALGLDALDRAADKFEKWDPLTPKDEAARGSLVPDPSSPQPPSSSSSSQPTQSSALPAPPSVAAATPAPAFAPEDITPPAQDAPSRRRLHAVRRADLDGTTEKKGD from the coding sequence ATGTTTGATGTTGGCTGGAGCGAGCTGCTGCTCATCGGCGTCGTCGCTCTGATCGTTATCGGACCCGAGGATCTGCCCAAGCTCTTCCGGACCTTGGGCCGGATTTCCGCGCGAGCGCGCGGGATGGCGCGCGAATTCTCCTCGGCGATGGAGGATGCCGCGAAAAGCTCGGGGCTCGATGAGGCAGCGAAGACGCTCAAGGATGTGAACTCCCTGACCTCGAAGCGGGCGCTCGGGCTGGATGCGCTGGATCGCGCCGCCGATAAATTCGAAAAATGGGATCCGCTGACGCCTAAGGACGAGGCCGCACGCGGCTCGCTTGTGCCCGATCCCTCGTCGCCGCAACCGCCGTCATCATCGTCGTCGTCGCAGCCGACCCAAAGCTCGGCTCTGCCCGCGCCACCGTCCGTGGCCGCCGCTACGCCGGCGCCTGCCTTTGCGCCCGAAGACATCACGCCTCCTGCGCAAGACGCTCCGAGCCGTCGCCGCCTTCATGCGGTGCGCCGTGCCGATCTGGATGGCACCACCGAGAAGAAAGGCGACTGA